CTTTGAAAagattcatcttttttctttctattttgtttttcttcttccctcttctcttctcttacTAAATGTTGTGGTACAACTGAAGCTCCATTGAAGAGGAACTAATTTATATAGGATGATGAGAAGTAGCTTTTCACCTCTCACTTTGCttacataaataattatttgaggTGTAATTTGTCCTCTTTTTTGGagatatttttgaagaaaaaggaagataaaGTATGGGGACAAGTAATAATACACTCCAATTATTTACTCTCAACTCAATCAAACATGTGTAGAAACCTTAGGATCATAAATGGTGGATCTCTTAGCCTTTAGGTTAAATTGGTCAAATTGGAAAAGGATAACACAGCTCAGACGATAATGGCTATGTTTCAATAATTGTGTATTCCAATTTTGCAAAATAGATAACATAGCTCAATTAACATATATACGGTATTAGAACAAACATTATTCAATTAGCAAACTATATACACACTGACTGTCCATAACTCATTTCCTTCACTGTACGAATAATCgacattaatataatattcaatattGGTAATGGTTATGATATTGTTATTTGGTATTAGCAAATACAAACAACATTGATATTGGTTTATCATATGACGTCTAAGTGAGAGAAAGGGGAAACTTGAATGTTAACACAAAAGAGGCATACGAGCTAGGTGTTACTAATCCACATAATATAATCCATGGTAATCAAATTGATTGCTCCAACGGCAGGAATATGATTGAGCATAACTTGAATTCCACAAAGCTTAAGAAGTGGGATACCACATTTTCTTATTCCTATGGATCCTTTACGTTTACAAGTGCGCGGAACACATGGTCTTAAGTATAGGTCCAAGACTCCACACTTATATGGACCCAAATGGTTTTTTCCTTACTAAATTAAAAGCTCCAGCATGCTATATAATGTAAGTTGAATTGATGATATCCCTCAGCcaaaacaatgaaataatGGACAACCCAATTGGGAGATTCCCTAGCTAGCAAAATTGCATCAAGTTTGAGTGAAAGTATATGTTACGGATAATTTAATGGTTTTAGTTTGATTCCTTGAGCTGAATAATGGCATAAAAAAAAGAGCTTGTCATCTGCTTCAAATTGGTCTTCAAGATCCTCGTGTATAGCTTTGCTCTATTCACAAGTCTTTAACCACTTTTGGACCTTCCTGCTACAAATGTAAATTTTTCCAGAAAAACACACTAAGATATGGAATGCCCCAGCCTGCTGAAATGTTAATTTTCTATTCTATTTGTACCAACATAAAACTTTCAGGGTATCAGGTATCGGTATCGGGCACGCTATCCTTTTATGGGAGGTTTGAAAGTGATTCGAAAATAGATGATCActtttgtgaattttaaaGCATTCTAATACATGTCTTGAAGAATCAATGAAAACCGaagtgtaaaattaaatactaaaaattgtAGTGATTTTAGGTATACTTTGACTTGAATTGGGCCTCCAAATTTAACCAATGATAATATAGGTAAAGCAATAGAAATGgacttcaaaattttgggCTCCAAGTTCTATCTCCACAAATGACAAAACCCAACTACTATAATATCTCCTCTGTGTTATTGCCCTCAATTGGAAAGCCTCTCTCTACCCTCTCCACTATAGCCTTTGAACTGATCTCTACTGCCTTGACAGTGGCGTGGCGCTGTAAGGCAGAATGGTGCCTTTTCGTGAAAAGCTCACAACTAACCCCACggtgatatatattaattaaggaATACCATTCTCATCACATTACATAAATAAGTTAGatgtaaattgatttaataGAGTTAGTTAAAACGTTAGAGTTAATTTAGTAAGagtttcatatttatttaagggtaagttttaaattgttgTGTCTAATTTGTGGTATAAGTTATGCTCATGACAATCATATAAATAGGattgaaatattataattctATATAATCCAAGTGAGAAGTAGaatacacacaaaaaaagttaaagtCTTCTAATAAGTGTGTTTTATTTCCTCTCAAAATATTCTATTTGGTGATTATCTATTTCGGGTGTTTATCACGCGGTTCCAAcaaagtggtatcagagcttgAGTTTgtagtataattttttttttttttcaaatggcaaacaataatttagttcCCCTCCAAGTACCTCGACTTacgaaagaaaattatagcaCCTGGTGTATTAGAATGAAAGTTTACTTGGTTCACAAGATGTGTGGGACACTGTTAATAATGGTTATGAAGAACCAGAAAGTGATACGGTTTTAAGTCAAGCTCAATgagaaaatttacaaaatacatagaaaagagataaaaatgCTCTCACCATCATCCATCAAGCCATagatgattcaaattttgagaaaatttttaGAGCAACTACTGCACATCAAGCATGAGAAATTTGGGAGAGTACGTATAAAGAAGTAAATCAAGTCAAGAAGGTTGATGTTCAAAAATTGAGAGGTGATTATGAATGGCATATGAAGGAGTCTAAATTGGTTTCAGATTATACTTCAAGATTGCTAGCAGTagtaaatgaaatgaaaagattgGGTGAGACAATAAGCGATGATCAAGTAGTAGAAAAGATACTTCGCTCTCTTTGGatgaaaaattcaatttcatcattGTAGCTATTGAAGAATCAAAGGATTTGAGTACAATGTCCATTGATCAACTTATGGGTTCTTTACAAGCTCGTGAAGAGAAGCTTCTTAGAAGAACAAGGCGTACGACTGAGAAACTTTTTCAGTCAaagttgaatttaaaagaCAAGGAAGACAACCTAGAAAAAGGCAATCGAGATCAAGGACGTGGTGGTAATCGTGGATGTGGTGATTTCAGAGGTTGTGGTCAAGGAAACTatagttaaagaaaatttgacgAGACTAAGTCAAACTCAAATTCATCAAAGGGTCATGGAAGACAATATTATTTGAGATCAAATGGAGAAAGATGAAATAATGACAGGAGGTATGACAAAAGACAGCTTGAATGTTATAATTGTCATAAATTTGACCATTATTCATGGGAATGCATATATAGAGTAGTTGAAGAAAATGCAAATTATGttgagaaagatgaagaaagtgGTAATTCATCATTGCTTCTAGCATGTAAAGGGGTGGAAACAATGCATAGTATCTCGATAGTGGTGCAAGCAATCAGGCAAATCAATGTTTGTGGAGCTTGATGAATCTATTGGTGGCGATATTGTATTTGGTGATGCCACAAAAATTCccgttaaagaaaaaagtaaaattttgatccATTTGAAGAATGGAAAGCATGAGTTTGTCTCTAATGTTTATTATGTGTCTAATATGAGAGcaatattttgagttttggatAACTTTTAGAGAAAGActataatatttgataaagGATTATAGTCTTTTGATAAGAGATAATCATGACAATGTGATTGCTAAagtgaaaatgacaaaatagaaTGTTTTTATTGAACATTCAATATGATGTTGCTAAATAATGTTtaaagttgtgtttgaaagATCCAAATTGGATTTGGCACTTCAGACTTGAACATTTACACTTTGATGACTTGAGACTGTTAGTGAGGAAGGACATGGTGAAAGGATTGCCATATGTCAAACATCCAAACCAATTTTGTGAAGGTTGCCGTTATGGCAAACAATCAAGAAAAATTTTTCCACAAGAATCATCATCATCGAGGGCAAGGAGACCACTCGAGTTAGTTCACATTGATCTTTGTGGACTGATCAAACCAAGTTCTTTTGGtaagaataattatttcttattatttattgatgattTTAGCTAAAAAAACTTGGATTTATTTTGTCAAGGAGAAACCACAAGTACTTGACATGTTGAAGAGATTTAAAGCCCTtgctaaaaaagaaagttgttaTTACATAAAAAGCTTTGAGATCAGACAGGGGAGGTGAATTCACTtcaaatgaattcaaaacgtTTTGCgcagaaaatgaaatttgtcGACTTATGATAGTTccactcctcaacaaaatggtgtcGTTGAGAGGAAGAATATTCAAACAATAGTTAACATGAGTCGAAGAAtgttgaagagaaagaagatgcCAAAAGAATTTTGGGCACAGGGTTGTTGAATGTGCAATGTACTCAAATCGTTCCCTTACTAGAAGCTTTGTGGAACAAAACTTCTCAACAATCATGGACGGGAAGAAATCATCCATTGCTCATTTGAGAGTATTTGGATGTATGGCTTATGCGCATATACCTGATCAAAAGCTGGAATAAGCTTGATGAAAAAAGTGagaaacatatttttgttggcTATATGATCTAAGTTCAAAAGACTACCAGCTTTGTATTCctagaacaaagaagaaaagctcCAGCATGCTATAGTTCAAGTTGGATTGATGATAGCCCTCAGCcaaaacaatgaaataatTGACAACCTAATTAGGAGATTATTCCTTAGCTAGCAAAAGGTGTATCAAGTTTGAGTGAATGTATATGTTATAGATAATTCAATGGGTTGAGTTTGATTCCTTGAGCTGAATAAtggcataaaaaaaaaacttttcatcTGCTTCAAATTGGTCTTCAAGATCCTCATATATAGCTTTGCTCTATTCTCAAGTCTTTACCCACTTTTGGACCTTCCTGCtacaaatgtaaaattttcCAGAAAAACACACTAAGATATGGAATGCCCCAGCATGCtgaaatgttaattttttctattctatttGTACCAACATAAAACTTTCAGGGTATCGAGTGCAGGTTTGAAAGTGATTCGAAAATGGTTATAATCActtttgtgaattttaaatCATTCTAATACATGTCTTGAAGAATCAATGAAAATTACAGAAGTGTAAcattaaatactaaaaactGTAGTGATTTTAGGTATACTTTGACTTGAATTGGGCCTCCAAATTTAATCAATGATAATATAGGTAAAGCAATAGAaatgaacttcaaaattttgggCTTCAAAGTTCTGTGTCTCCACAAATGACAAAACCCAGCTACTATAATATGATCTTCTCTCTGCCATTGCCCTCAATTGGAAAACCTCTCTCTCTACCCTCTCCACTATAGCCTTTGAACTGATCTCTTGAAAGTGTCACTGCCTTGACAGTGTCGTGGCGCTGTAAGGCATTCGTGGAAAGCTCACAACTAACCCCAGggtgatatatattaattaaggaATACCATTCTCACAAATAAAGAAGATTAAGCATTCACCCAAACAACCTTTACAACTcataagaatatatattaataagtCTACAAAGTTTACATCAGTAAATGAgttgatagtttttttatgGGGGGATTAAATTGTTAGTTACAAATCTTAATGAATAACATAgacaaaattattacaaaatacaatttgaggactaaattaattaaattgtgtttcaaactaattaacttttaattttgtatggCTAGAATGAAGCCACACATTtgtctcttttattttattctatttttccaAGTAAGTTTGTCCATTATTTCatcctttttaattaatttagtacAAATCTTTTCTCagctttctttttattttaaagtaagaaaaatgggccaaattatttacaaaaatatttaaaattttaagaaagtaTTTTATGGAGTGAAGCATTGTTGTCTTCATTAACTTCCtcttcattaaaataaaaaatcccatttttacctttcaattattgaataatgataaaaagttTGGAttacttttcattcattttttgacTTCATGATGCTTGCAAATTTGGatctattactattactatatGACTATTGCTCACTCGATCATCTTTTCCAGtgtcattaattaattcctCTTTGTCCATTTCCTCCCTTCAATAATTCATAGAGCTCCAAAAATATCTTATCACAAAAGAATACCTCAAAACTTCTCTCTCCACATCTCAATTATATAAGCAAAGCAAACCCTTCCTCGACTATAAGCAAAGCAACCCTTCCTCAACAAAACCGAAAGAATCAGCAcaggaaagagagagagaaaaacataTAGTTAAGTTATGGAGGAAGAAAGCCAATTGAACACAGTGCCTAAATACTTCACTCTCAAATCGAGGCAAAATGGTCGTTATCTTCGTTACATTAACGACGATAAGACCATGCATGGGTTTCTCAAGTTCTCTGGAACTCATGTCGTGAGCCCATTCGCTAAGTTTGAGGTTGAAAAAGCTAAAGAGAAATCTAACAAAGGTCTTGTTCATGTCAGGTGTGTGTTGCATTATATCTATCGTTCTCTAAATATTTCTCATGAACTCTTGTTTTTCTAATCTGTTGAAGTTATTGATGACATGAGTTCAACATTATGCTCattaaataataagataaGTATAACTTAGAACGTgacttgtattttttttagtcgTTCATAAATGGTATGTGACATAGTTCTGAAATAAATTTCCTTTTCAGATGTTGTTACAACAACAAATATTGGGTTCGTTGGTCTGAGAAATCCAAATACATTGTTGCAACAGCGAACGAACCCAACGaagacaaaacaaaattctcaTCGACACTGTTCGAACCGATATACAACCACGATCAAAACGTCTTCCGTTTCAAACACGTACAACTCAACCGTTACATTCAGCTACGACAACACAACACAAGGCAGTTCCAAGACGCTCTATTCGCCGGCAGCAAGGGATTCGAATATGATGAGTCAGATCTCTTAACAATAGTCGATTGGTCCACCTTATTCGTCCTTCCAAAACATGTAGCATTTAAAGGCGACAATGGACATTATCTCAAAGTCCATTCTTCAGGGACCAAATATTTAGAGTTTTCAGGATCGGATGTGGGAGATCCAAGAGTGGGAAACCAAATCTTCACCACATCCGATGGACATGTAAggattaaaaatgattatttggaaaaattttggattcgTGATCCTAATTGGATTCACGTGAAAGCTAGTGAAAGCAATTTTGATGATCCGAATACTCTGTTCTGGCCTGTTCGGCTTGGCGATGGCCATGGCGTAGCGCTTCGAAACAGAGGCAATGATAAGTTTTGCAAGAGGCTGAGTATAGAGGGGAAGGATAATTGTCTGAATGCTTCTATGGACAGCATCAGTGCTGAAGCTAAGCTACAAATTGAAGAACTTGTCATTTCTAGGACCATTTATGATGTCAATTTTCGAGTCTTAGATGCTCGGTTCTACGACGAGACACCCATGACTATGGTATCTAAAGAGGTTAGTCTAGTAACTTAGACTCCCTTTGGtaactctttcttcttttattttattgttttttaaaactatgttttgtgttctatttttttttaatgggtttttaaaaatcaacacaatttttaaaaataaactaatccatgaaaactttttcatatatatgtttaataatctaaaattcagttttgaataaactaaaaaaacataaaaatgttacttttacaatttgCACCAAATAAATGTTTATCCAATTTTATCTATTGAACCGGCCCTTTTATAAAAAGAGATGCAACACGAGAATTTCGTGAGTGATAACCCAACTTATTAGTGCTTTCAGCCAAGCACCAAAACTAGTGCATTAGTATTATTGGTATGATTGTGCCCAACAAACCCCAATATGCTTTTTAAAGactgatttcaaattttgactgAGAATTAATTTAGATGTTTCAGTTAGGAATAATGAAAACCATGATAatgaagttaaagaaaaaacagctttccaaaaagaaaaagactaagTTATTATCAAATGTGAGATTTTTAAGAATCCAAATTCGAACACATACGTACAGATGGTGAACAGAAACAGCGAACCAGAGCTGCAAAAACTGAAGCTTCGGTACGACGATACGAAGTCGTCGACATGGACGAACTCGGTGGGGATGAAGTTAGGGATGAAAATGTCAATTGAATCAGGAAATCCAGAGCTATCAAGTCAAGAAGTAGAAGTATCAGCTGAGTTCAAAGAGGAATATACATGGGGTGAAACGAAAGAAACTAAGTCTAGAAGGGAAGTTGAACACCAAGTCACAGTACCACCTTACACTAAAGTTATAGCCAAAGTGTTAGCCACTAAAGGATTTTGTGATATTCCATATTCCTACACTCAAAGAGATGTTCTAACCAATGGCAAAGTTGTAATTCAACACTTTGATGATGGGATTTATATCGGAAGCAATTGCTATAACTACACCTTTTCCACAGAGCAAGAAGATCTCTGATTCAAGACCAAGAagtattaattattgaaattataaaacttatCCTATGTACTAAATAATGCATAGCAGCtgctatatatatgtgtatgcaGCTATTTGGAATTTgcttttgtgttgtttttttgctttgcaatgtgtgtgtgttgatCATCTATATTTTGAAGCCAATAAAATGTAATCCATGCATGTTCTTATTTCAATTACTTTGGGCTTGTTTAGGGTTGAGAAGTGTACTGAATTCATGcaattttatgaaaagtaTTGTCTTAAATAGACCATTATTGggatttataaaatttaaaaagggaaagaaaataagaaagggGTTgcttaatatttgttttggcaatttggattttgttttatgttttatcaAATTCAATGAGTATAACAATTGTGTGTTATTGAGCaagtttacatttttgttcatGATCTCCAAATGATATATGTGTTCATTAAATATCTCTTATTTTGCatcatatatatgtgtgtgtgaatCTTGTTTGAATGCTTATTAGATATACACATTTTAATTGCTTGGatcataaatattcttttttatttcacttttaatGCGAAGCAAGGCAAAGGTAAAAAAACACAAAGcaacataaaacataattgaGAAGCAATAAAAGATGCAACAATAGCATTTGTTAAAGCTATAAAAGTTAttcctaaaaaaatatgtaaaatgtGTATAAATGCTATAAAAAGGATTTTTAACATTGGAAGATTGATGGGAGATGTCCcgttaatatataaaaatattttttaacatcgATAAGCTATTATTATCAATGAAGCGAGAATATTGGTGATGACGCTAAAGGGGTGTCCACCTAGTGAAGATGTTCTAGTGCATCTACTAACTCATCgtctctttttcaaaaaaaaatatttaaagtcTTATTATAACttctattaaatataattaatgatagTTGCAACTAATTAAATCCTATTATAGACAAATAATAACCTCATATTTTTTGctataaaattacttttatagCTTTCTTCAAAGATGCTAGTCTTACATTTTACAAAGATGAAATGTGCTATTTATAATTTgcaaaatgttataaaaagtCAAGCATTCTATAGCATATTTTCAAGTGGTATGAAAAGATTGAACATTTTATAGTGTTTCAAAGATGCTATAAAAAGCATTATACTTTTAATAGTGCGGGTTGTCACAACCTTCGCCAAAACACACTATAAAAGATCGATgatagcattttttttttttaaatttcaaagctACCTTAGACCTTTTTCCTGTAGTGGAGAAGGAAAACAATCTAATTAGAGGACAATATAATTGAGACTACAGCATTGAATTCTTTGTTTAGAAGAGGCCTCCTAAAACTAGGTTTCCACCATT
This DNA window, taken from Cucumis sativus cultivar 9930 chromosome 6, Cucumber_9930_V3, whole genome shotgun sequence, encodes the following:
- the LOC101212067 gene encoding uncharacterized protein LOC101212067 — translated: MEEESQLNTVPKYFTLKSRQNGRYLRYINDDKTMHGFLKFSGTHVVSPFAKFEVEKAKEKSNKGLVHVRCCYNNKYWVRWSEKSKYIVATANEPNEDKTKFSSTLFEPIYNHDQNVFRFKHVQLNRYIQLRQHNTRQFQDALFAGSKGFEYDESDLLTIVDWSTLFVLPKHVAFKGDNGHYLKVHSSGTKYLEFSGSDVGDPRVGNQIFTTSDGHVRIKNDYLEKFWIRDPNWIHVKASESNFDDPNTLFWPVRLGDGHGVALRNRGNDKFCKRLSIEGKDNCLNASMDSISAEAKLQIEELVISRTIYDVNFRVLDARFYDETPMTMVSKEMVNRNSEPELQKLKLRYDDTKSSTWTNSVGMKLGMKMSIESGNPELSSQEVEVSAEFKEEYTWGETKETKSRREVEHQVTVPPYTKVIAKVLATKGFCDIPYSYTQRDVLTNGKVVIQHFDDGIYIGSNCYNYTFSTEQEDL